CGGCAGCAGCCACTGCCACGCGCGCACCGGTTGGTACGCCGGGATCGTGCGGTGCATGCGCACGTAGGTGTCGAGCAGCGCGCGCACGTCGGCGGCGAGGCTGCCGTGCGACGTGACGGCGGCGTCGACGAGCGCGTCGCGCATGCGCATGACGTTGCGCTCGTAGAGGGTGCGGATGAGCGCCTCGCGGTCCTCGAAGTACCGGTAGACCGTGCCGACCGAGACGCGCGCACGGGCGGCGACGTCGGTCGTCGTCAGCCGTTCGATGCCGCGATCCCAGATGAGGGAGGCGGCAGCGTCGAGCAGGCGATGCGCCGTCTCGGTCGCCTGACCTGGCGTCGGATCCACGCGCATGGCTGCGGAGTCGAGCTCGATGGGTCCGGTGTCCATGCCGACCTCCTGCATCCGTGCGGGTACGCGAGCATAACCGGCGAGAACCTTCGACGGTCGAAGGAAACTCACTGGATCGATCGAGGAGCTCGAACGGCGTTCTGACCTGTGTTTCCGCAGGT
The sequence above is a segment of the Agrococcus jejuensis genome. Coding sequences within it:
- a CDS encoding TetR/AcrR family transcriptional regulator, yielding MDTGPIELDSAAMRVDPTPGQATETAHRLLDAAASLIWDRGIERLTTTDVAARARVSVGTVYRYFEDREALIRTLYERNVMRMRDALVDAAVTSHGSLAADVRALLDTYVRMHRTIPAYQPVRAWQWLLPEARADRAIAVEAAARDLVAVLAPRHGVVLTPARRTELVAAIQRTDAIVLAAFLDDPGMDDEAIAQLGAIVESMLTQAIREAIEG